The following proteins come from a genomic window of Streptomyces sp. NBC_00539:
- a CDS encoding ABC transporter permease, protein MFVAWRDLRFAKGRFALMGAVVLLITLLVGLLSGLTSGLARENVSAVTALPATHLSFAAPAGGQKASFTHSQLPESAWRTWRARPGVRSAEPLAVRTANAAAGERTAAVSVFGVDPAGRLAPRGAGLGPGRVVLTEKAARELGGLGAGARLRVGPLELTVAAVSGTAAFSHTPVVWTDLGDWQRVGNAGGGAETVATVVALDAPGADIAAGDRAAGTRTETLDGALGAIGSYTSENGSLQLMRGFLFAISALVIGAFFTVWTIQRSGDIAVLKALGASTGYLLRDALGQAVVMLAAGTGLGTALAAGLGLLISGGEVPFVLDAATVLVPAAVMIALGALGAALSIRRITAVDPLTALGSAR, encoded by the coding sequence ATGTTCGTCGCCTGGAGAGACCTACGGTTCGCCAAGGGCCGCTTCGCCCTGATGGGCGCGGTCGTCCTGCTGATCACGCTGCTCGTCGGCCTGTTGTCCGGACTCACGTCCGGACTGGCCCGGGAGAACGTCTCGGCCGTCACCGCCCTGCCCGCAACCCACCTGTCCTTCGCCGCCCCCGCCGGCGGCCAGAAGGCGTCCTTCACCCACTCGCAGCTGCCCGAGAGCGCCTGGCGGACCTGGCGGGCACGGCCGGGGGTCCGCTCGGCGGAGCCGCTCGCCGTCCGTACGGCCAACGCCGCCGCCGGTGAGCGCACCGCCGCCGTCTCGGTCTTCGGCGTCGACCCGGCCGGCCGGCTCGCGCCCCGCGGCGCCGGTCTGGGGCCGGGCCGGGTGGTCCTGACCGAGAAGGCCGCGCGGGAACTCGGCGGGCTGGGCGCGGGAGCGCGGCTGAGGGTCGGCCCGCTCGAACTGACCGTGGCCGCCGTGTCCGGCACCGCCGCGTTCAGCCACACCCCCGTGGTGTGGACGGACCTGGGCGACTGGCAACGCGTCGGGAACGCGGGCGGGGGCGCGGAGACCGTGGCCACCGTCGTCGCCCTGGACGCCCCCGGCGCCGACATCGCCGCCGGTGACCGGGCCGCCGGTACCAGGACCGAGACCCTCGACGGGGCACTGGGCGCCATCGGCTCCTACACCTCCGAGAACGGCTCGCTCCAGCTGATGCGCGGCTTCCTCTTCGCCATCTCCGCGCTCGTCATCGGGGCCTTCTTCACGGTGTGGACGATCCAGCGCAGCGGCGACATCGCGGTGCTGAAAGCGCTGGGGGCCTCCACCGGGTACCTGCTTCGGGACGCCCTCGGGCAGGCCGTCGTCATGCTGGCGGCCGGCACCGGGCTCGGCACGGCGCTCGCGGCCGGGCTCGGCCTGCTGATCAGCGGCGGCGAGGTGCCCTTCGTACTCGACGCGGCGACCGTCCTCGTCCCCGCCGCCGTGATGATCGCGCTCGGCGCCCTGGGCGCGGCCCTGTCCATCCGGCGGATCACCGCCGTCGACCCGCTGACCGCCCTCGGGAGCGCCCGATGA
- a CDS encoding sensor histidine kinase, protein MSAPPSPASRPLTPVSRVLRLCLHALFAGLLALAAGRAVTDAAPRAGWVVAVCAVLAALYAGGVLTPAVHRSPRAGAVWLAALGCAWAALLVVSPDGLWIAFPLYFLELHLLRLRWGVAAVAVTACAAIGGYLGQSGLTHGTVTPGAFLGPLLGGAVAVATVLGYQALYRESERRRQLIEELIATRAELAAAERSAGTLAERERLAREIHDTLAQGLSSIQLLLRAAERSLPQDGAGHAVALEHIGRAREAAQENLAEARRFVRALTPPDLEHGSLAAALERLCSAAPGPRVRFSLSGAPRALPTPYEVALLRIAQSALANVVRHARAGRAEITLTFMDASVTLDVVDDGHGFDVCSAASGEGGFGLPAMRSRAETLGGLFTVESAPGQGTAVAVTLPLPLEVP, encoded by the coding sequence ATGTCTGCTCCCCCCTCCCCCGCCTCCCGTCCGCTGACTCCCGTCTCCCGCGTACTGCGGCTGTGCCTGCACGCCCTGTTCGCCGGGCTGCTCGCGCTGGCCGCCGGGCGGGCCGTCACGGACGCCGCGCCCCGCGCCGGGTGGGTGGTGGCCGTCTGCGCGGTGCTCGCCGCGCTCTACGCGGGCGGGGTGCTGACCCCCGCGGTGCACCGCTCGCCGCGGGCCGGGGCGGTGTGGCTGGCGGCGCTGGGCTGCGCGTGGGCTGCGCTGCTCGTGGTCTCCCCCGACGGGCTGTGGATCGCCTTCCCCCTGTACTTCCTCGAACTGCACCTGCTGCGGCTGCGCTGGGGCGTCGCGGCCGTCGCGGTGACGGCCTGCGCGGCGATCGGCGGTTACCTCGGGCAGAGCGGCCTGACCCACGGCACGGTGACTCCGGGGGCGTTCCTGGGTCCTTTGCTGGGCGGCGCCGTGGCGGTGGCGACCGTACTGGGCTACCAGGCGCTGTACCGCGAGAGCGAGCGACGGCGGCAGCTGATCGAGGAGCTCATCGCGACGCGGGCCGAGCTGGCCGCCGCCGAGCGGAGTGCGGGGACCCTCGCCGAGCGGGAGCGGCTCGCCCGGGAGATCCACGACACCCTGGCCCAGGGGCTGTCGTCCATCCAGCTGCTGCTGCGGGCGGCGGAGCGCTCCCTTCCGCAGGACGGGGCGGGGCACGCGGTGGCGCTGGAGCACATCGGCCGGGCCCGCGAGGCCGCCCAGGAGAACCTCGCCGAGGCGCGCCGGTTCGTACGGGCCCTGACACCGCCCGACCTGGAGCACGGGTCACTCGCCGCCGCGCTGGAGCGGCTGTGCTCGGCCGCTCCCGGACCGCGGGTGCGGTTCTCGCTGAGCGGCGCGCCCCGGGCGCTGCCCACCCCGTACGAGGTGGCGCTGCTGCGGATCGCCCAGTCGGCGCTGGCCAATGTGGTGCGGCACGCCCGGGCCGGGCGCGCCGAGATCACCCTCACCTTCATGGACGCCTCGGTCACGCTGGACGTCGTCGACGACGGCCACGGCTTCGACGTCTGCTCTGCCGCTTCGGGCGAGGGCGGCTTCGGCCTTCCCGCGATGCGCTCGCGCGCCGAGACGCTGGGCGGGCTGTTCACCGTGGAGTCCGCCCCCGGCCAGGGCACCGCCGTGGCCGTCACCCTGCCGCTGCCCCTGGAGGTGCCCTGA
- a CDS encoding response regulator transcription factor, protein MTIRLLLADDHPVVRAGLRAVLEAEPDFAVAAEAATAERAVELAASAGVDVVLMDLQFGSGMHGSAATALITARPTAPRVLVLTTYDTDADILAAVEAGASGYLLKDAPPEELAAAVRTAAAGQSALAPAVALRLMDRMRTPAQALTKRELEVLQLVADGLSNQQISKRLFLSQATVKSHLVHVYAKLGVDSRTAAVAAAAGRRLIRSR, encoded by the coding sequence ATGACGATCCGGCTGCTGCTGGCCGATGACCACCCGGTGGTGCGGGCCGGGCTGCGGGCCGTGCTGGAGGCCGAGCCGGACTTCGCGGTGGCCGCGGAGGCGGCCACCGCGGAGCGGGCGGTGGAGCTGGCCGCCTCGGCGGGGGTGGACGTGGTGCTGATGGACCTCCAGTTCGGGTCCGGCATGCACGGCTCGGCGGCGACGGCCCTGATCACGGCCCGCCCGACGGCGCCGCGGGTCCTGGTACTGACCACGTACGACACGGACGCGGACATCCTGGCGGCGGTGGAGGCGGGCGCCTCGGGCTACCTCCTCAAAGACGCCCCGCCGGAGGAGCTGGCGGCGGCGGTCCGCACGGCGGCGGCCGGCCAGTCGGCGCTGGCGCCGGCGGTGGCACTGCGGCTGATGGACCGGATGCGCACGCCCGCGCAGGCCCTCACGAAGCGGGAGCTGGAGGTGCTCCAGCTGGTCGCGGACGGGCTGTCGAACCAGCAGATCTCCAAGAGGCTCTTCCTCAGCCAGGCCACGGTCAAGTCCCACCTCGTCCACGTCTACGCGAAGCTCGGCGTCGACTCCCGTACGGCGGCGGTGGCCGCGGCCGCCGGGCGCCGCCTGATCCGCAGCCGGTAG
- the yczR gene encoding MocR-like transcription factor YczR, translating into MANGRIVQTADRTIGSRQLAALLPPRLLARPGYRALADALRTLILDGRIALHVRLPAERELAEAVGASRATVTGAYDLLRESGYAHSRRGSGTWTDLPEGHHPVGAHALLGAGGYSADADPGTDLAIAAMGAPEGALTEALAWAATKLPEAARTPGYHPFGLHALRTAVAERFTRRGLPTRPEQILVTAGAQQAFALVVSLLCRAGDRVVTESPTYANALDALRHARVRTGSIAVSDAGWDMEIAESTLRQTVPRLAYVIPDFHNPTGALMPPEQRLRLLSAARRTGTWLVVDETIADIALDVPAPAPLASLAPAGGDGHVVTIGSLSKTHWGGLRVGWIRATAKMITELTTVRVAADMTGSVLDQLVALPLLEGLDRSLPERLAELRVRRGALVRALQRHTPEWSWQLPPGGLSLWVDLGEPVSSALSERAAAAGVHIGRGARFGVDPGTFEHRLRIPYTLPADRLDEAVRRLATAFHEGVPLTPAVQRPHWVA; encoded by the coding sequence ATGGCGAACGGGCGAATCGTCCAGACCGCGGACAGGACCATCGGCAGCCGCCAGCTCGCGGCGCTCCTGCCCCCACGGCTGCTGGCCCGACCCGGCTACCGGGCGCTCGCCGACGCGTTGCGCACCCTGATCCTCGACGGCCGGATCGCCCTGCACGTGCGGCTGCCCGCCGAGCGCGAACTGGCCGAGGCGGTCGGTGCCAGCCGGGCCACCGTCACCGGCGCCTACGACCTGCTGCGCGAGAGCGGCTACGCCCACAGCCGCCGCGGCTCCGGCACCTGGACCGACCTCCCCGAGGGGCACCACCCCGTCGGCGCCCACGCCCTCCTCGGCGCCGGGGGCTACAGCGCCGACGCGGACCCCGGCACGGACCTCGCCATCGCCGCGATGGGCGCTCCGGAAGGGGCCCTGACCGAGGCGCTGGCGTGGGCCGCGACCAAGCTGCCCGAGGCGGCCCGCACCCCGGGCTACCACCCGTTCGGGCTGCACGCCCTGCGGACGGCCGTCGCGGAGCGGTTCACCCGGCGCGGCCTGCCGACCCGCCCCGAGCAGATCCTGGTGACGGCCGGCGCCCAGCAGGCCTTCGCGCTGGTGGTGAGCCTGCTGTGCCGGGCCGGGGACCGGGTCGTCACCGAGAGCCCGACCTACGCCAACGCGCTCGACGCGCTGCGGCACGCCCGGGTGCGCACCGGGTCGATCGCCGTCTCCGACGCGGGCTGGGACATGGAGATAGCGGAGTCCACCCTGCGCCAGACCGTCCCGAGACTGGCCTACGTCATCCCGGACTTCCACAACCCCACCGGCGCGCTGATGCCGCCGGAGCAGCGGCTGCGCCTGCTGTCGGCCGCCCGGCGGACCGGCACGTGGCTGGTGGTCGACGAGACCATCGCCGACATCGCCCTGGACGTACCGGCCCCCGCGCCACTGGCCTCGCTGGCGCCGGCCGGGGGAGACGGCCACGTGGTGACCATCGGCTCCCTGAGCAAGACCCACTGGGGCGGCCTGCGGGTCGGCTGGATCCGCGCCACCGCCAAGATGATCACCGAGCTGACCACCGTCCGGGTCGCCGCCGACATGACCGGTTCCGTACTGGACCAGCTGGTCGCGCTCCCCCTGCTGGAGGGGCTGGACAGGTCCCTGCCGGAGCGGCTCGCCGAGCTGCGCGTACGGCGCGGGGCCCTGGTGCGCGCGCTCCAGCGGCACACCCCCGAATGGTCGTGGCAGCTGCCGCCGGGCGGGCTCTCCCTGTGGGTGGACCTGGGGGAGCCGGTCAGCTCCGCGCTGTCGGAGCGGGCCGCGGCCGCCGGCGTGCACATCGGGCGTGGTGCCCGCTTCGGGGTCGACCCGGGCACCTTCGAGCACCGGCTGCGGATCCCGTACACGCTGCCCGCGGACCGCCTGGACGAGGCCGTCCGGCGTCTCGCGACCGCCTTCCACGAGGGCGTCCCGCTGACCCCGGCGGTGCAGCGGCCGCACTGGGTGGCGTAG
- a CDS encoding nucleotidyltransferase family protein, with protein MPAYTPHATRTGADRPVIAGLLLAAGGGRRLGGRPKALLPYRGRPLVENAVRVLREAGCGPVHVVLGASAAEVRERAGLTGCVVVDNPDWTEGMGSSLRLGLHSLAGTDAAAALVSLVDQPGIGPAAVTRVLAAYRSPTSLVAAAYDGKRGHPVLFGAARWSDIAKSATGDQGARVYLREHAEELTLVECADVAEAFDIDTPPDLARLA; from the coding sequence ATGCCGGCCTACACCCCGCACGCCACCCGAACCGGCGCCGACCGCCCGGTGATCGCCGGCCTGCTCCTCGCGGCGGGCGGCGGCCGCCGCCTGGGCGGGCGCCCCAAGGCGCTGCTGCCCTACCGCGGCCGCCCGCTCGTCGAGAACGCGGTGCGGGTACTGCGCGAGGCGGGCTGCGGCCCGGTGCACGTGGTGCTCGGCGCGTCGGCGGCGGAGGTGCGGGAGCGCGCCGGCCTGACGGGCTGTGTGGTCGTGGACAACCCGGACTGGACCGAGGGCATGGGCTCCTCCCTGCGGCTCGGGCTGCACTCGCTGGCCGGTACGGACGCGGCCGCCGCGCTGGTGTCGCTCGTGGACCAGCCGGGGATCGGGCCGGCGGCGGTGACCCGGGTGCTGGCGGCGTACCGCTCCCCCACCAGCCTCGTGGCGGCGGCCTACGACGGGAAGCGCGGCCATCCGGTGCTGTTCGGGGCCGCCCGCTGGAGCGACATCGCGAAGAGCGCGACCGGCGACCAGGGCGCACGGGTGTACCTGCGGGAACACGCGGAGGAACTCACGCTGGTGGAGTGCGCGGACGTCGCGGAGGCGTTCGACATCGACACCCCGCCCGATCTGGCGCGCCTCGCGTGA
- the aceB gene encoding malate synthase A produces MSAPAPSPLAIVAAEPLPRQDEVLTEAALAFVAELHRRFAPRRAELLARRGERRSEIARTSSLDFLPDTAQVREGDWKVAPAPAALNDRRVEITGPTDRKMTINALNSGAKVWLADFEDASAPTWENVVLGQLNLIDAYERRIDFTDPRTGKSYALKAADQLATVVMRPRGWHLEERHLTIDGRPASGSLVDFGLYFFHNAQRLIDLGKGPYFYLPKTESHLEARLWNDIFVFAQDYVGIPQGTVRATVLIETITAAYEMEEILYELRDHAAGLNAGRWDYLFSIVKNFRDGGGKFVLPDRNAVTMTAPFMRAYTELLVRTCHKRGAHAIGGMAAFIPSRKDAEANRIAFEKVRADKDREAADGFDGSWVAHPDLVPIAMASFDAVLGEKPNQKDRLREDVSVAPGDLIAIDSLDAKPTYEGLRNAVQVGIRYIEAWLRGLGAVGIFGLMEDAATAEISRSQIWQWINAGVVFEHEGALVPATAELTRELAAQELTAIRAEIGDEAFAAGKWQQAHDLLLQVALDADYADFLTLPAYDQLIG; encoded by the coding sequence ATGTCCGCACCAGCGCCGTCCCCGCTGGCCATCGTCGCCGCCGAGCCCCTGCCCCGGCAGGACGAAGTCCTCACCGAAGCGGCCCTGGCCTTCGTGGCCGAGCTGCACCGGCGGTTCGCCCCCCGCCGCGCCGAGCTCCTAGCCCGGCGCGGCGAACGGCGCTCCGAGATCGCCCGCACCTCCAGCCTCGACTTCCTCCCGGACACCGCACAGGTCCGCGAGGGCGACTGGAAGGTGGCGCCCGCCCCGGCCGCGCTGAACGACCGCCGCGTGGAGATCACCGGTCCGACGGACCGCAAGATGACCATCAACGCCCTCAACTCGGGTGCCAAGGTCTGGCTCGCCGACTTCGAGGACGCCTCGGCTCCCACGTGGGAGAACGTCGTCCTCGGCCAGCTCAACCTCATCGACGCCTACGAACGGCGCATCGACTTCACCGACCCGCGGACGGGCAAGTCGTACGCCCTCAAGGCCGCCGACCAGCTCGCGACCGTCGTGATGCGACCGCGCGGCTGGCACCTGGAGGAGCGCCACCTCACGATCGACGGCCGCCCGGCCTCCGGCTCGCTCGTGGACTTCGGCCTGTACTTCTTCCACAACGCGCAGCGTCTGATCGACCTCGGCAAGGGCCCCTACTTCTACCTGCCGAAGACGGAGTCGCACCTGGAGGCGCGTCTTTGGAACGACATCTTCGTCTTCGCCCAGGACTACGTCGGCATCCCGCAGGGCACCGTCCGCGCCACCGTCCTGATCGAGACGATCACGGCCGCGTACGAGATGGAAGAGATCCTCTACGAGCTGCGCGACCACGCCGCCGGCCTGAACGCGGGACGCTGGGACTACCTCTTCTCGATCGTGAAGAACTTCCGTGACGGCGGCGGCAAGTTCGTCCTGCCGGACCGCAACGCGGTGACGATGACGGCCCCGTTCATGCGTGCGTACACCGAACTCCTCGTCCGCACCTGCCACAAGCGCGGCGCGCACGCCATCGGCGGCATGGCGGCCTTCATCCCGTCCCGCAAGGACGCCGAGGCCAACCGGATCGCGTTCGAGAAGGTGCGGGCCGACAAGGACCGCGAGGCGGCCGACGGCTTCGACGGCTCCTGGGTCGCCCACCCCGACCTCGTGCCGATCGCGATGGCCTCCTTCGACGCGGTGCTCGGCGAGAAGCCGAACCAGAAGGACCGGTTGCGCGAGGACGTCTCGGTGGCCCCGGGCGACCTGATCGCGATCGATTCCCTGGACGCGAAGCCGACGTACGAGGGCCTGCGCAACGCGGTTCAGGTGGGCATCCGCTACATCGAGGCGTGGCTGCGGGGTCTGGGCGCCGTCGGTATCTTCGGCCTCATGGAGGACGCGGCCACCGCCGAGATCTCGCGCTCGCAGATCTGGCAGTGGATCAACGCGGGCGTGGTGTTCGAGCACGAGGGCGCCCTGGTGCCGGCCACCGCCGAGCTGACCCGTGAACTCGCCGCCCAGGAACTGACAGCCATCCGCGCCGAGATCGGCGACGAGGCCTTCGCGGCCGGCAAGTGGCAGCAGGCCCACGACCTCCTGCTCCAGGTCGCCCTCGACGCCGACTACGCGGACTTCCTCACCCTGCCCGCGTACGACCAGCTGATCGGCTGA
- a CDS encoding GDSL-type esterase/lipase family protein, with the protein MIGFRNVSKDRARSRVRRLAGAGMALPLAVTALLGAGAGPAAASPGNGPTAVVSMGDSYISGEAGRWKGNSLTNSGSRTGTDRAWTSGSTYDPAKVYGSTAGGCDRSDTAEVLSAGAVADVAVNLACSGAVSDNVFRASNGGVSFKGEAPQADQLAAVAAADDVKVIALSIGGNDLGFADIIKECAYDFVLWNSYCYDDQQAGVDQKINGVMAKVGKSVDEIRAVMRGAGYSDSSYRIVLQSYPSPIPRGAENRYTQSDWSRLNTGGCPFWNRDSDWARDSLVPQIANGIKAVAAAKGVQFLDLRDMLQGREVCAGASKQVTSTTPASAKTSEWARWIDNNETQGLVQESMHPNYFGQLAVGRCLALAVARPANSASGCKNTPGGDQSGMYLTAAS; encoded by the coding sequence GTGATCGGATTCCGCAACGTCAGCAAGGACCGGGCCCGCAGTCGCGTGCGACGACTGGCCGGTGCAGGGATGGCCCTGCCGCTCGCCGTCACGGCACTGCTGGGCGCCGGCGCCGGCCCGGCCGCGGCCAGCCCCGGGAACGGGCCCACCGCCGTGGTTTCCATGGGCGACAGCTACATCTCCGGAGAGGCCGGCCGCTGGAAGGGCAACAGCCTGACCAACAGCGGCAGTCGTACCGGCACGGACCGGGCCTGGACCAGCGGCAGTACGTACGACCCCGCGAAGGTGTACGGAAGCACGGCCGGCGGTTGCGACCGATCGGATACGGCCGAGGTGCTGAGTGCGGGCGCGGTGGCCGACGTCGCCGTGAACCTCGCCTGCTCGGGGGCCGTTTCGGACAACGTGTTCCGGGCGTCCAACGGCGGCGTGTCCTTCAAGGGCGAGGCGCCACAGGCGGACCAGCTCGCGGCGGTGGCCGCGGCCGACGACGTCAAGGTGATCGCGCTGTCCATCGGCGGGAACGACCTCGGCTTCGCCGACATCATCAAGGAGTGCGCGTACGACTTCGTGCTCTGGAACTCCTACTGCTACGACGACCAGCAGGCGGGCGTCGACCAGAAGATCAACGGGGTCATGGCCAAGGTCGGCAAGTCGGTCGACGAGATCCGGGCCGTGATGCGCGGCGCCGGCTACTCGGACTCCTCCTACCGGATCGTGCTCCAGTCCTACCCCTCCCCGATCCCCCGGGGCGCGGAGAACCGGTACACCCAGAGCGACTGGAGCCGGCTCAACACCGGCGGCTGCCCGTTCTGGAACCGGGACTCCGACTGGGCCCGGGACTCGCTCGTGCCCCAGATAGCGAACGGCATCAAGGCCGTCGCGGCGGCCAAGGGCGTCCAGTTCCTGGACCTGCGGGACATGCTCCAGGGGCGCGAGGTGTGCGCCGGGGCCAGCAAGCAGGTGACGTCGACGACGCCGGCGTCGGCGAAGACGAGCGAGTGGGCGCGCTGGATCGACAACAACGAGACGCAGGGCCTGGTCCAGGAGTCCATGCACCCGAACTACTTCGGCCAGCTGGCCGTCGGGCGCTGCCTCGCCCTGGCCGTGGCCCGGCCCGCGAACTCCGCGTCGGGCTGCAAGAACACCCCGGGCGGCGACCAGAGCGGCATGTACCTGACCGCCGCCTCCTGA
- a CDS encoding ATP-binding protein, translating into MDRTTASWRNTTHDWASTVDTGHLALIRSDPAGFAPGGLRHLVLEVIAYAADEAESGGGGGRCAVTFHEDGSVSVADDGRGTDTRLDADGRPVKKPVMATKDLRFFDHPGAQLLPDGQPRRGMSVVAALSEWLVHTNRRAGGAWTQRYEHGVPATGLNPIAGDGTTGTAVHFRPGEQDLRVSHEGTPTELAGLVTAWPYLTVDFADRRSG; encoded by the coding sequence ATGGACAGGACAACGGCTTCTTGGCGCAACACGACGCACGACTGGGCGAGCACCGTGGACACCGGTCACCTCGCCCTCATCCGCAGCGACCCGGCCGGTTTCGCGCCCGGCGGCCTGCGGCACCTGGTCCTCGAGGTCATCGCGTACGCGGCCGACGAAGCCGAGTCCGGTGGCGGCGGCGGGCGTTGCGCGGTCACCTTCCACGAGGACGGCTCGGTGTCCGTCGCCGATGACGGGCGGGGCACCGACACCCGGCTCGACGCCGACGGCCGGCCCGTGAAGAAGCCGGTCATGGCGACGAAGGACCTGCGGTTCTTCGACCACCCCGGGGCGCAGCTGCTGCCCGACGGTCAGCCGCGCCGGGGCATGTCGGTCGTCGCGGCCCTCAGCGAGTGGCTCGTGCACACCAATCGCCGGGCGGGCGGGGCCTGGACGCAGCGGTACGAGCACGGCGTTCCCGCCACCGGCCTGAACCCGATCGCCGGCGACGGGACGACCGGGACGGCCGTCCACTTCCGCCCCGGCGAGCAGGACCTGCGGGTGTCGCACGAGGGGACGCCCACCGAGCTGGCCGGGCTCGTCACGGCATGGCCGTACCTGACCGTCGACTTCGCCGATCGGCGGAGCGGCTGA
- a CDS encoding saccharopine dehydrogenase, producing MAQSPQLWMRTETRPTERRAPLTPQDAGQLVRQGVRITVEESPHRVFPLADYEEAGCRTAPAGAWAVSAPGSAFVLGLKELPPVPERLRHRHVYFGHAYKGQEDAPALLARFAAGGGTLLDLEYLADAQGRRLAAFGYWAGYAGAALAVLHARGRLVAPLVPLPREELDARLRTSRDAPTAAGELRALVIGGYGRSARGACDALTTAGVRVTRWDRNDTARLDRAALLGHDILVNAVLTTRPVPPFLTPADLDPDRERRLTVIADITCDTGSPLHLLPVYDRLTDWAVPVRRLGAGPRPLDVIAIDNLPSLVPAEAARSFSADLLPKLLALGTGTPDPDWLRCRAAFARALAGVSRSADRRSRRSGTAMP from the coding sequence ATGGCACAGTCACCGCAGTTGTGGATGCGCACCGAGACACGGCCCACCGAACGTCGCGCCCCCCTCACCCCGCAGGACGCCGGACAGCTCGTGCGGCAGGGTGTACGGATCACCGTGGAGGAGTCCCCACACCGGGTCTTCCCGCTCGCCGACTACGAGGAGGCGGGCTGCCGGACCGCGCCCGCCGGAGCCTGGGCCGTCTCCGCGCCCGGATCCGCCTTCGTCCTCGGCTTGAAGGAACTGCCGCCCGTCCCGGAGCGTTTACGGCACAGGCACGTCTACTTCGGGCACGCCTACAAGGGCCAGGAGGACGCCCCGGCGCTGCTGGCGCGGTTCGCCGCGGGCGGCGGCACCCTGCTCGACCTGGAATACCTGGCCGATGCGCAGGGCCGCAGGCTCGCGGCCTTCGGCTACTGGGCGGGGTACGCGGGCGCGGCCCTGGCCGTCCTGCACGCCCGCGGCCGGCTCGTCGCCCCGCTGGTCCCGCTCCCGCGCGAGGAACTCGACGCGCGATTACGGACCTCGCGGGACGCCCCCACCGCGGCAGGGGAGTTACGGGCCCTCGTCATCGGGGGGTACGGCCGCAGCGCCCGCGGCGCCTGTGACGCCCTGACGACCGCCGGGGTACGAGTGACCCGGTGGGACCGGAACGACACCGCACGGCTGGACCGGGCCGCCCTGCTCGGACACGACATCCTGGTCAACGCGGTGCTCACCACCCGCCCGGTACCGCCCTTCCTCACCCCGGCCGACCTGGACCCGGACCGGGAACGGCGGCTCACGGTCATCGCCGACATCACCTGTGACACCGGCTCCCCGCTGCACCTGCTGCCCGTCTACGACCGGCTCACCGACTGGGCGGTCCCGGTGCGCAGGCTGGGCGCCGGACCCCGCCCGCTGGACGTGATCGCCATCGACAACCTGCCGTCCCTGGTCCCCGCGGAGGCGGCCCGGTCCTTCTCGGCGGACCTGCTGCCCAAGCTGCTGGCGCTGGGTACGGGCACGCCCGACCCGGACTGGCTCCGCTGCCGGGCGGCCTTCGCCCGGGCGCTGGCGGGAGTCAGCCGCTCCGCCGATCGGCGAAGTCGACGGTCAGGTACGGCCATGCCGTGA